The window TCTTAGTGATGATGAGGTTTTCTAGTAGTTCACCCGGTAAATCAAGGCCTTCTGAGAAGCTTCCTGTACCGAAAAGAATGCTAGTTTTCTGCTGATCTACGAGCTTTTTATGTTTTTTTAGAGTTTCTGCGCGTGAACTTTCGCCTTGAACTTGTAGTGCCCAGCCTCGTTTTATGAAGTCTGAACTTAACGCATCCGCCACTTGGTTCATTTGCCAATAAGAGGAGAATAATACTAAGTTTGCTTTGTTGTCTTCTAAATACTTAGGCAAAATTTCAATAAGATATTCGGTAAATTGCGGCGCTTGAGGCTCGTACCTCATTGCTGGAATCAAAAGCTCGGCTTGGTTTTGATAGTCGAACGGAGAAGCCAACGCTAAGAACTGAGTGCCAGACTCAGGTTTTGCATCAACACCAACTTGGTGACAGAAATAGTTGAACGAGTTCAGAGCTCGCATTGTCGCAGATACGAGGACTGCACCAATACAGCGGTTCCAGATTTGTTGATCGAGTTGCCAGCCAATCTCTAGTGGAGAAACACTAACAATGTAATCTCCTTCTCGGTCTGGATGTTTTTCTAGCCATCGGGCCAAAGGGGCACCTTTGTCACGAGTAGGCTCTGCCATTAGGTTCCATACTTGCGCTAGGTTTTCCAAGCGCTGAATGTAAAAGCCTAATTCAGCTAAAGCAGGCTCGGCTAATCTTGACGATAATTCACCATCTTTAACGCGTTCAGCAATCAAATCGGCGATCTTAGCTACACTTTGATTCGCTTTCTTACTCAGTTGTTTTAGATCTTTAGACTGGTTTTCTAACCAAGTTGGCAGTTCGCCATGTTCAAAACGATAAACGTTCTCTTCAAACTGAGCAGGGTCAAACTGCTTGGTTAATTGGTTTAACGCAGGGATCAGTTCCTGTACCGACTCTTGTAGATCATTACGGAATCGGCCAACACGTTTTTCATCGGTTAATGAAGAAAACTTAGTGATGGATTGGTTGAGCTTTTCTAGCCATGCCGCAGCCCCTTTCAAGCTTGCTGAAGCAGAAGCATGGTCTCGCGCAACATGAGGCAGGTGATGAGCTTCATCAAATACGTAAATCGTGTTTTCAGGTTCTGGGAGAATGACTCCGCCACCTAAATCGGCATCCGCCATAACCAATGAGTGATTCGCAATGATGACATCATTCTTGTCTAACTCTGAGCGAGCTTTCTGAAAAGGGCAGTTTCGATGGGCTGGTAAGCTGTTATTGCAACTGTGCTTATCACTCACAATAAGCTGCCATAGACGATCATCTATTGGTTTTGGCCAAGAGTCACGGTCGCCATCCCACTTACCTTGAGCAAGAGAACGATACATGGTCTCTAGGAGTTCGATGTCTTTTTTCTTAGGCTTGGTCTCAAACATTGCGAGCTGGCCACCATCCACACCACTGGCTGTAGCAAGCTTTTCTGCGCAGCAATAGCGTTGACGCCCTTTAGCAATAATAAAAGAAAACTCTCGATCCGTAATTCGGCGGAAAAGAGGGAGGTCTTTATTCACCAATTGCTCTTGCAAGGCCACTGTCGCAGTTGAAATCACTACTTTGCGGTTGTTGTAAACCGCGACAGGAATCGCCGCCATTAAATAGGAGAGTGACTTACCGATACCGGTTCCTGCCTCGGCTACCAGCATTCGATTTGATTTGTGGTATTGCCCGCATAGCGTTTTTGCGATCTCAGCGACGAGGTAGTTTTGTGCTCGTCTCGGAACAAAGTTATCCAGTTGAGCTTGCAAGTTCTGATAACTGGTTCGAATCGATTTTTGGATGTTACTGGTTAGCATACGGGCCTCAAGTGAGTTGGAGGCGCATAGTAGCACACATCACTGGTTCGACAGTAGTTCACAAAATGGAATGCTTTTGTGCGGAATGTAGATCTTGTTCACAAAAAAATATTGAACTCAAACTAAATGAAAATAATTTCATTATTTGAAAAATATAAAGCTTCAAAAATGCCATTGATGTAGTTAGATATTCTGTTTTCTTGTGTAATTTTGCAGTTTAAAGGTGTTTTGTATTTGTTATTTATGACTCACTAAATTAAGGAAAATCAAGTTTATAGTTTAGAACTTCATCGAATAATTTAAATGTAAATTTTTAAGTTTTTGTTTTTAAAGTATATTTTTGTTCTTTGATATTTCTATTTAGAAAATTTGACAGCCAGAATAATCTTTTGTACTCTAGTGTCCAGATTTTGCAGGTAAAGCATTGTTGCGATTTGATAACAAGCGACCTAAAAAATATAAAAAGGGAATCGGAAAGGATATCCCAATCTAAGAAAAGGCAGTGGATTAATTATGAAAAAGACTCTAGTAGCTCTAGCAGTAGCAGGCATCTCTACGTCTGCACTAGCAGCAGGCAACATCTACGACAACGGTACAACTTCTCTAAACCTTAAGGGTGAGATCGACACTTACGTAAGTACTATCGAACGTAAAGAAAACGGTGAGACTTCTACTAAGCGTGATGTAGACGTTGACCTATGGGCTAAAATCCAAATCGATGCAGAGCACAAACTAAACGAAGACATCAAAGTATTCGGCTCATTCGAACTAGAAAACGGTGAATTCTTCGATAACGACAACAAAATTACTGGTGAAATCGACGGCGACCACGCTCGTGTACGTACAGATGACCTATACTTCGGTGCCTACTTCGGTGACAACTGGGGTGTAGCTCTAGGTGAAGTTGGTGATTTCGGTGATTCTCTTGACGCAATCACTATCGACAACACCAACGAAGGTCTTGGCTATGTCGATGATTTCGTGAAATCAAAAGAAAGTGCTGGTCACGCTGTTTCAGTTAAAGGTAGCTTCGACAAGCTAACTGTCATCGCTGATGCATACCTAGATCAACACGAGAAAATCGATACTGCATTCGGTCTATCTGCACAATACGCAATCAACGACATGTTCACTGTTGGTGCTTCTTACCAAGATCAAGAAAACCGTAACCTTGCTGGTGATGACTACCAAGTAATGGGCGCTGCTGTTCGTTTCAACATGGACAACTTCTCTGCTGCAGTTAACTACGTTGCTGAAGAGCTAAACAAAGCTGACGCTGATACATGGTCTGCAGTAGCTGCTTACCAAATGAACGAAGCTCGCGTTTACACTTCATTCGGTTTCACTGAGTACGAAGGCGACCACGACCAATCTTACTACACGTTTGGCGCTGACTACGCTGTAACAGGTAACGTTCTAACGTTCATCGAATACACTGCAAGCGAAAACGACAATAAAGACGCTTCTACAAAAACTGAAGCTGACCTAATTGTCGCTGGTGTTTACTACACGTTCTAATTCAGAACTTAAGTAGATATAGTAAAGGTCGCATTTATTGCGGCCTTTTTTATATTAAAAGCTTGTATCTCCTTAGGCACCTGAAAGCATGAACCAAGTGAGTACATGAAGATTTATGAGACTTGAATGCGTTTACCAATTATCTACAGTCAATGATTTAGAAATGGTTGGCTTTTAAGCAATGATTTCCTCAAACTGTGATGAATGGTAAGCGATATTTAACTCTTTTGATGTAATTAATTGAATTTTAAGGTTATTAGGATATGAGACTAAAAGCTTGGACTGTAGCATTTGTACTTGGAGTGTTTGGTACAACAGCGAGCGCAGACGCAACAAATAGAGCTGATACTTCAGCAACCCTAACCACCGCTCAAGGCGTTCAAGTGCTGTTTGTAAACGGCGTCAGTGCGGATGATTTGAGTGAACCGTTTGGTCTTGTTGATGGCTCTAACCAAGTAGTTGTAAAAGTAAACAAAGCGATTGGGCGTGGCGATAAACGTACTCAAGTTTACTCTGCACCATACATTCTTGGTTTTAGTTCTGGCGCGGGTGAGCTTTATATTGATGCGCCATCTTTTAGAGAAAAACGTCAGGCAGACAAGCTGTTTGAGCAAGATAAAATGGACTGGAAAGTAAGTTTCAACGATAAGTCTATTGATTACTCGCAATATAAAATGCCAGGTGAGAAAGGCGCGTTCCCTTATTCAAACCTTGATGAGCAACTAGCGGTGTACAATGAAGCTAATGGCGTTTTCTTTGCAAACGGTAAGAGAGTCGAATTGTCTGAGCTACAAGCAGCGACGGCTGTAACAGCAACTAGCAAAAGCGCGCAAAGAGTAAAATCACCCGTAACAAAAGCGAAGATTGCCTACCTAGAAATGACAGACGAAGAACGTCAAGCATTCATGAAGTGGGTTGCTCAACAATAATCGTTATTGGTAACGACAAAAACTAAAAAAGCAGGTGATAGCCTGCTTTTATGTTTTTTGAGGTTTAAGCCTAGAGCTTTATTTCTCGCCACTCCCCAGGTTTTAAATCGTCAAGGGCAATACCGCCCATCGAGTAACGAACTAAACGCAGTGTTGGGAAGCCAATGTGCGCGGTCATACGTCTTACCTGACGGTTTCTCCCTTCTATAATAGTGATAGCTAACCAAGTAGTCGGAATGTTTGCTCGAAAGCGGACAGGTGGAGTTCTTTCCCAGATCTCTGGCTCAGGCATCACTTCTACTTTTGCTGGCAATGTCATGCCATCTTTCAATTCAACGCCTTTACGTAGTTTCTCTAAATCCTCTTCAGTCGGAGCACCGTCTACTTGCACCCAATAGGTCTTTGGTGATTTTGATTGAGGTTGGGTCAACTTAGCCTGCAGAATGCCGTCGTTAGTGAGCACCATCAAACCTTCGCTGTCTCTGTCTAATCGGCCTGCCGCATAAACATCTTTTACAGGAATATAATCAGCTAGTGTTTTACGGCCATCGTCATCAGTAAATTGGCTTAATGTGTCATAAGGCTTATTGAAAATGACCACCTTACGATCTTCGGGTGCAATACGCGGTTTAGCGGTTTTTGAAGAACGGGTAGGGCGACTAGGTCGATTTTTAGCCTGTCCATTTGAATGATTTGGCTTACCAGAGCGTTTAAAATGGCTCGGTTTGGTATGGTTACTACGGCGACCTTTTTCATGACCCGTGCGAGATGACATGTTAACTACCTTGCAAAAATGTAAATGAACTGTGTTTGAAAGTTTTATGTTTTTTTCTTATCAGCTATCATTTGCGCGCCTAAAACTAACAAAAGCGCACAGAATAATAGACTATTTCGTGTTATTTGTTTAATGATATAGCCAAGTTGCTTTTAGTGAGGTGTTTTTGCAAAAGAACTTCATGAAAGCAAACTTGGCACAAAGTGCACTCATGGATAGAGAGCCATAGAGCTTCAAACTATAAGAAAGAGTGCAAACCGCATGTCGCGTTGGTGAGGAGGAATGCACTACTAACGTTAAGCACTGCGTAAATTCAACGAACTCAGTTGCTGAGTTGTTCAGCTTAGTTGAGTAAAAAATAGGGAAATTTCATGCCTACAGAAAAACCTACAATTATCTACACAATCACTGATGAAGCCCCGGCGTTAGCAACCTATTCATTACTACCAATCATTCAATCGTTTACTGCATCGTCTGGCATTAATGTAGATACACGTGATATTTCGTTAGCGGGTCGCATCATCGCTAACTTCCCAGAACATTTGAAAGAAGATCAGCGCATCGGTGACGCGCTAGCAGAATTAGGCGAATTGGCGAAAACGCCTGAAGCGAACATTATTAAGCTTCCAAACATCTCAGCGTCAATCCCACAGCTAAAGGCCGCTATTAAAGAGCTGCAAGCGAAAGGCTACGAGCTACCAAACTACCCAGAAGAGCCAAGCACTTACGAAGAAGAAGCGATCAAAGCGACTTACGACAAAATCAAAGGTAGTGCGGTTAACCCAGTTTTGCGTGAAGGTAACTCAGACCGTCGTGCACCACTTTCAGTGAAGAACTACGCAAAGAAAAACCCGCATTCAATGGGCGCGTGGTCAGCAGACTCTCAATCTCACGTTTCAAGCATGGCTGACAACGATTTCTTCGGTAGTGAAAAATCGACGACTATCTCAGGTGCTACCGACGTTAAAATCGAATTTGTTGCTGCTGATGGTTCGGTAAAAGAACTTAAATCAGCATTCCCTCTACAAGACAAAGAAGTGATCGATTGTTCAGTAATGAACAAGAAAGCGCTTGTTGAGTTCTTCGAGAAAGAAATTGCAGAAGCAAAACAGCAAGATGTACTGCTTTCTCTACATATGAAAGCAACCATGATGAAGGTATCGGATCCAGTTATCTTCGGTCACGCAGTTAAGGTTTACTACAAAGACGTATTTGCAAAATACGGGAAGCTGTTTGAAGAGCTAGGTGTTGATGTAAACAACGGTATCGGTGACGTATATGCGAAGATTGAAGCGCTACCTGCAGAACAAAAAGCAGAAATCGAAGCAGCTATTCTTGCGGTATACGAAACGCAACCAGCACTAGCTATGGTGGATTCAGATCGCGGTATTACTAACCTACACGTACCAAGCGATATCATTGTTGATGCTTCTATGCCTGCAATGCTACGTGCTTCTGGCCAAATGTGGGGACCAGACGGCAAGCAGAAAGATACGAAAGCAATGATTCCAGATCGTAGCTACGCAGGTATTTACCAAGCGGTGATCGACTTCTGTAAAGAACATGGTGCGTTTGACCCAACAACAATGGGCAGCGTTCCAAACGTCGGTCTAATGGCCCAAAAAGCTGAAGAGTACGGTTCTCACGACAAGACCTTCATCTTAGATGCAGCAGGCAGTTTGCGTGTTGTAGATGCTTCTGGTGCGGTTCTTCTTGAACAAGCGGTAGAAGAAGGTGACATCTTCCGTATGTGTCAGGTGAAAGACGCGCCAATTCAAGACTGGGTGAAACTTGCTGTTACTCGTGCTCGTGCTTCAGGTGCTCCAGCGGTATTCTGGCTGGACGAAGCTCGTGCTCACGATGCAGAACTTATCAAGAAAGTAAATGCGTACCTTCCTGAGCACGACACTTCAGGTTTAGAGATCAAGATCCTGGCACCAATCGACGCATGTAAATTCTCTCTAGAGCGTATCAAAGAAGGTCTAGACACCATTTCGGTAACAGGTAATGTACTTCGTGACTACCTAACTGATTTGTTCCCAATTCTTGAGCTTGGTACTTCTGCGAAGATGCTATCCATTGTGCCACTAATGAATGGTGGTGGTTTATTTGAAACGGGTGCAGGCGGTTCAGCTCCTAAACACGTTCAACAGGTAGAAAAAGAAAACCACTTACGTTGGGATTCTTTGGGTGAGTTCCTTGCACTTGCGGCATCTCTTGAGCACCTAAGCACGGTTGCTGGCAATGCAAAAGCACAGGTGCTTGCCGATGCACTTGATAAAGCAACGGGTGAGTTCCTAGACAACAACAAGTCACCATCACGTAAAGTTGGTGAGTTGGATAACCGTGGTAGCCATTACTACCTCGCTTCTTACTGGGCGAAAGCACTCGCTGAGCAAACGGCAGATGCTGATCTAGCGGCTGAGTTTGTGCCAGTAGCAGCCGCGCTTGCACAGCAAGAAGAAGCGATTGTTTCCGAGCTAAACAATGCACAGGGTGTGAAAGGTGAGCTAGGCGGTTACTATTCACTGGATGATGCGCTAGCTTCTACATTGATGCGCCCGAGCGCAACGCTGAACGCAATCATCAATAAATAACCTTGTACGCGCTATTTCGGTAGCGCGTAGTTAAGACTTATAAAAACAATAAACCCGCTTTACGCGGGTTTATTTTTCTCTTCATGAAAAACAGATAATTTGTGCTTTCACGAGCAAATGGTTTGTCTTTCCGACAGCGCTCAATTTATTTGGCTTGGCCTTCTATTGGCACTACGCTACTTGCGTGTGAACCTTTTGGACCTTTTTCAATCTCGTATGAGACTTGTTGGCCTGCTTTCAGTGTACGATAACCGTCCATTTGGATAGTTGAGTAGTGGGCGAAAATGTCTCCTTCCTCTTCGTCTGAACAAATAAACCCAAATCCCTTGGCATTGTTAAACCACTTTACTGTACCTGTAGCCATGCTTTTACATCCCTCATGCATTTTTTACTGATGTTGTTACTTCTCCAAGCTATCCCTTTAGCTTGGCCTCATTGTTAGCCGTTGCTTTGTTCGTAATTGCTAACACACGTCGAGCTAGCATATCCATATTCATCAGGGTGTTAGAAAACCAATAAACCCAGAATGAGGATTTATGCATCAACACATTCCACTGTAGTCAATGAATCTCGACAGTCAATAGTGAAAGACAACAATCAGAAACATATTTGAAAACAAATCACTTTTGAGATTAACAACTTTGCAAAGTAATTTATGGTTGTTTGCCGATGTTTAGTGAAAATCTCTGTAAGGTTTTAATATAAGGAATATGAATACTAGATGAGAAGAGTACATTAGAAGATTCTACTGAATGAATAAAAAGTACGGTTTTCGTGATATTTAGTGTTTTTTCCCTGTAACTGTGATCTTCGCAGAATATGAGAGGGTAATTACAGAAGATGAAGTGTGTAGAATATTTGTGAATCTAACGGCAAAAATATCGCGCCTCAGTGATAAAAATCTTTTATTTGCGCGCCTGCCGGAGGTGCATTAGTCTCTATATGAGGACGTAAATTTTATCTATCAAATTCGAATTAGGTGCCATATCTCACTACACCGCATGGTATGCTTATGGTAGATTGTTTTTATAGGTCGAAAACATCAACCCTTTGATACGATATCTTTGAATTGCCATGAGTAAAAATTTTGAATGGGTGACTCCAGACTCTGATCTTCTGGAGAGAGAAAGTACAAAAGTTCAGCCACCAAAGCTATATAACGTTGTACTCAACAATGATGACTACACACCTATGGATTTCGTCATAGAGGTACTTGAGCGATTCTTTTCACACGATATTGATAAAGCAACGCAAATCATGCTCAAGATTCACTATGAAGGAAAGGCAATTTGTGGCACATACAGTGCAGAAATTGCCGAAACAAAAGTAGCGCAAGTGACGATGTACTCAAGGGAAAATGAGCATCCGCTACTATGTACTATGGAGCAAGCGTAATAAGAAGACTTGCTCGAGCAACCCAAGTTGTTCTTTCGGGAGGTACTTATGCTAAATAAAGAACTAGAGTCAAGCCTTAACGGTGCATTCGCTCGTGCACGTGATAAACGCCACGAGTTCATGACTGTCGAACACCTCCTACTTGCATTATTAGAAAATGATGCAGCTAAGGAAGCCCTTTTAGCCTGCAAAGCGGACCTTGATGCTTTGCGAAATGAACTCGATATTTTTATCGACCAAACAACGCCGCTCATCCCAGAAAGTGATGAGACGCGCGAAACCCAGCCTACATTGAGTTTCCAGCGTGTACTTCAACGCGCCGTCTTCCATGTTCAGTCGTCTGGCCGCAGTGAAGTGACTGGGGCAAACGTCCTCGTTGCTATTTTCAGTGAGCAAGAGTCTCACGCTGCTTACCTACTTAAAAAGAACGATATCTCTCGTTTGGACATTGTTAACTTTATTTCTCACGGCATCACTAAAGCATCGGGTTCAAGTGAAGATTCCTCTTCATCTGATTCGTTTGGTTCAGAAGCACCTGAAGAAACCAACCCAGAAGAGCGTCTGGAAAGCTTTGCAACGAACCTAAACCAAGTTGCGAAAGCGGGTAATATCGACCCATTGATTGGCCGTGACAAGGAGCTTGAGCGCACGATTCAAGTGCTGTGCCGTCGTCGTAAGAACAACCCATTACTTGTGGGTGAAGCTGGCGTAGGTAAAACGGCTATCGCGGAAGGTCTTGCGTGGAGAATTGTAGAAGGCCAAGTGCCTGAAGTGATTCAAAATAGTGTGATTTATTCCTTAGATATCGGTTCTCTACTGGCTGGCACTAAATACCGTGGTGATTTTGAGAAACGCTTTAAGTCAGTTTTGAAGCAGCTTGAGAAAGAAGAAGATGCGATTCTGTTCATTGATGAAATTCATACCATCATAGGTGCAGGTGCAGCTTCTGGCGGTCAAGTTGACGCAGCTAACCTGATCAAACCTCTACTGAGTAGCGGTAAGTTGCGTTGTATCGGTTCAACGACGTACCAAGAGTACAGCAACATTTTTGAGAAAGAACGCGCGCTATCTCGTCGTTTCCAAAAGATCGATGTAGTTGAGCCTTCTTTGGATGATACGACGAAGATTTTGATTGGCCTTAAGCCTAAATACGAAGCTCACCACGAAGTGCGTTACACCAACAAAGCATTGCGTGCTGCTGTAGAGCTATCAGCGAAGTACATTAACGAACGTCATCTACCAGACAAAGCTATTGATGTGATTGATGAGGCGGGTGCACGCAGCCGTCTAGCACCAGCAAGTCGTCGCAAGAAAACGGTCGGCGTAGCAGACATCGAAGCGATGGTTGCGAAAATGGCTCGTATTCCAGAGAAATCAGTGTCGTCTTCAGACAAAGACATTCTGAAGAATCTGGATGACAAGATGAAGATGCTTGTATTCGGTCAAGATACGGCGATTGATGCGCTGTCTGAAGCCATCAAGTTATCTCGTGCTGGTCTTGGCGTGGATAACAAACCTGTTGGTTCATTCTTGTTTGCGGGCCCTACAGGGGTTGGTAAAACAGAAGTTACTGTTCAGCTTTCTAAGTTGCTTGGTATCGAACTTCTGCGCTTCGATATGTCTGAGTACGGCGAACGTCATTCAGTCAGCCGTCTGATCGGTGCGCCTCCTGGTTACGTGGGCTATGACCAAGGCGGTCTGTTGACTGACGCTGTGCTTAAGCATCCACACTCAGTGGTTCTGCTTGATGAAATCGAGAAAGCACACCCAGATATCTTTAACTTGCTACTGCAAGTGATGGATAACGGTACGCTAACAGATAACAATGGTCGTAAAGCTGACTTCCGAAATGTCATTCTTGTTATGACAACCAACGCGGGTGTGGCAGAGACAGAGAAGAAATCTATCGGTCTTATCCAACAAGATAATAGTCATGATGCGATGGCGGAAATCAAGAAGGTGTTCACACCAGAATTCCGTAACCGTCTAGATAATATCATTTGGTTCAATAGCCTAGATGAAGTGGTGATCCACCAAGTGGTTGATAAGTTCATCGTGGAGCTTCAAGTTCAATTGGATGCTCGAGGCGTATCAATGGAAGTGTCGCAGGATGCTCGTCATTGGTTGGCACACAAAGGTTATGACAAAGCGATGGGCGCGCGTCCAATGGGACGTGTTATCCAAGAGCAGCTTAAGAAACCTTTGGCGAATGAACTTCTGTTCGGCTCCTTGGTTGACGGTGGTACAGTGAAGGTAACGCTAGTGAAAGACGAGCTTAAGTTTGAATACCTAAGCGAGAAAGAAGCAGCACTTCATTAATTCTTTGTTGAAATCTATGTTAAAAGCGTGCGCTTAGGCGTGCGCTTTTTTGTGTCTGCAAGAATGGAGCTAGCCTGAGCCTGTGGAGTGTATTGAAACTCCCAAAAGTAAGCTTAGTATTGAGAGCAAAAACAGACAATAAAAAACGGAGCCTTGAGCTCCGTTTTTTATTGTATTCGAAAATCAGAGATTAACGAGCACGGAAGACGATGCGGCCTTTAGAAAGGTCGTATGGAGTCATCTCTACAGTTACTTTATCACCAGTAAGGATACGGATGTAGTTCTTACGCATCTTGCCAGAGATGTGTGCAGTCACAACGTGACCGTTTTCAAGTTCAACGCGGAACATAGTGTTTGGTAGAGTGTCAAGCACAGTGCCTTGCATCTCAATTACGTCTTCTTTAGCCATTTAATCCTCTTTAGAAATTAGGCGGTATTAGCGCGCTTATTCTGCCGCTAAACAGTAATTATGTAAACTTGGGGCGTATTCTACCCTTGCCAACGCTGATTTACTAGCCTTTGGTGTCGTTGAAAACGAGTTTTGTAGTTCATCGCTGGACATTCATCGATCTGATAACCTAAATATAGCCAATGTTTATTCTCTCGTTGGCAATATTCGAGCTGGAAAAGTACCCCTAACGTCCCGAGAGATAAAGGATAGTCCGGATCGAAGAAGGTATAAAACGCACTTGCACATTTATCCATTATATCGGTAACGGCGACCGCGAGAAGTCGATCACTCTCGTCATAAATATGGAGAAATCCAGTGGTCAACCAAGTTGTTTGAGCGAACCGAGCAAACTCATCCTCTCTTGGTGGAAACATAGTGCCGTCTTTGTGTCGTTCACAGATATAGCGGCTGTAAAGGTCAAACCAATCTGGATCGAGCTCAGGTTTCATCTCCCAATGTAACGCCTTTCCTTTGCTCTGCAAGCGCTTCTGGCTTTTTGAAGGGATGAAGTCAGGTACCGCAATCCGTATAGGTTGACATGCGTTGCAGTGCTGGCAATGAGGCTTATAAATAGTATCGCCGCTGCGTCGAAAACCGTTGGCCATCAAAACTTGATAGTTGTCTTCTGTATGTAAGTTTTCGTCTAGCGCGACAGCCACTCGCTCTTCACGTTCAGGTAGGTAACTGCATGGATGGTTATTAGTTAATCCGATACGAATGTGCTGGAGATCTGTGCTCATGATACTGCGCCTTGCAAAACCTGTGGTTCAAACGTACCCAAATTAATGTTCCTATCTCTTAAAGATAGTAGTTTTTGTACAAAGTCGTCACGCTCCAGCTCAAACGCGCC is drawn from Vibrio campbellii CAIM 519 = NBRC 15631 = ATCC 25920 and contains these coding sequences:
- the infA gene encoding translation initiation factor IF-1 yields the protein MAKEDVIEMQGTVLDTLPNTMFRVELENGHVVTAHISGKMRKNYIRILTGDKVTVEMTPYDLSKGRIVFRAR
- a CDS encoding arginyltransferase, with product MSTDLQHIRIGLTNNHPCSYLPEREERVAVALDENLHTEDNYQVLMANGFRRSGDTIYKPHCQHCNACQPIRIAVPDFIPSKSQKRLQSKGKALHWEMKPELDPDWFDLYSRYICERHKDGTMFPPREDEFARFAQTTWLTTGFLHIYDESDRLLAVAVTDIMDKCASAFYTFFDPDYPLSLGTLGVLFQLEYCQRENKHWLYLGYQIDECPAMNYKTRFQRHQRLVNQRWQG
- the clpA gene encoding ATP-dependent Clp protease ATP-binding subunit ClpA, with the translated sequence MLNKELESSLNGAFARARDKRHEFMTVEHLLLALLENDAAKEALLACKADLDALRNELDIFIDQTTPLIPESDETRETQPTLSFQRVLQRAVFHVQSSGRSEVTGANVLVAIFSEQESHAAYLLKKNDISRLDIVNFISHGITKASGSSEDSSSSDSFGSEAPEETNPEERLESFATNLNQVAKAGNIDPLIGRDKELERTIQVLCRRRKNNPLLVGEAGVGKTAIAEGLAWRIVEGQVPEVIQNSVIYSLDIGSLLAGTKYRGDFEKRFKSVLKQLEKEEDAILFIDEIHTIIGAGAASGGQVDAANLIKPLLSSGKLRCIGSTTYQEYSNIFEKERALSRRFQKIDVVEPSLDDTTKILIGLKPKYEAHHEVRYTNKALRAAVELSAKYINERHLPDKAIDVIDEAGARSRLAPASRRKKTVGVADIEAMVAKMARIPEKSVSSSDKDILKNLDDKMKMLVFGQDTAIDALSEAIKLSRAGLGVDNKPVGSFLFAGPTGVGKTEVTVQLSKLLGIELLRFDMSEYGERHSVSRLIGAPPGYVGYDQGGLLTDAVLKHPHSVVLLDEIEKAHPDIFNLLLQVMDNGTLTDNNGRKADFRNVILVMTTNAGVAETEKKSIGLIQQDNSHDAMAEIKKVFTPEFRNRLDNIIWFNSLDEVVIHQVVDKFIVELQVQLDARGVSMEVSQDARHWLAHKGYDKAMGARPMGRVIQEQLKKPLANELLFGSLVDGGTVKVTLVKDELKFEYLSEKEAALH